The proteins below are encoded in one region of Mycolicibacterium neworleansense:
- a CDS encoding AAA family ATPase: MAVDWVIAPRDRVLDGLEAGLHERCGAALLGPAGVGKTSVARTAAEHLATDFRRVVWITGTESAAAVPFAAVAYLIDIPSAGKTADVLRAARDTLGSDLLLVVDDAHLLDRLSAALVYQLVVSGAAKLIVTAAAAQAPDDVAALWDDGLVSRVEMSPPGHDDARLADQVTTFLADLPDDAVAVLCQLAVHDPLPVADLTALTSTDAVREAQRCGVVRVDDAMARCVHPLFLSATRATIGGPGLRRLRSSLVERLSAAPRPGVVDRLRVAVLALDSDVRLPADELVGAASEALRLGDLELSERLARAATASGDNFDGLLTLAYALAWQGRGREADAVLGQIDPAGLSEDQLMAWALPQAANQFWMLSEPERATAFLRATRRRVSTSTAQTTLDALAATFAMNAGAPQRALGLALEVLASPAADDTAVGWAASTAALSCARTGLLDQVDPMAQRALTAGHPGLLRFTSGFGQTTALLMTGQLDQAQEMAKSITDFTQLLQPGRAIGEVLMADVLLARGQCDEAIALLRKATAALAPTGYSWGPLAWMLLAQALGQRGMPVEAGKALSRADSRHGLKSMLFAPELALARAWTSFARKDSVGALTAAREAAKAAERGGQSAVMLRALHDCVRLGDTRAIDALARVDLDCMFGQLTLEHARALAARDGAALRDVSARYREVGMVAAADDAERQTHA, encoded by the coding sequence ATGGCTGTCGACTGGGTGATCGCACCGCGTGACCGCGTACTCGATGGCCTCGAGGCCGGCCTGCACGAACGCTGCGGCGCAGCGCTACTCGGCCCCGCGGGTGTCGGCAAGACGTCTGTCGCCCGGACGGCGGCCGAGCATCTCGCGACGGATTTCCGGCGGGTCGTGTGGATCACCGGCACCGAATCGGCTGCGGCGGTTCCGTTCGCGGCGGTCGCGTACCTGATCGACATCCCCTCCGCGGGCAAGACCGCCGACGTGTTGCGGGCCGCCCGCGACACGCTCGGGTCAGACCTGTTGCTGGTCGTCGACGACGCACATCTACTGGACCGTCTGTCGGCGGCCCTGGTGTACCAACTCGTGGTGAGCGGCGCGGCCAAACTCATCGTCACCGCAGCCGCGGCGCAGGCACCCGATGACGTCGCGGCGTTGTGGGATGACGGCTTGGTGAGCCGGGTTGAAATGTCACCGCCGGGCCATGATGACGCCCGGCTGGCCGACCAGGTGACAACCTTTCTCGCCGACCTGCCCGACGACGCAGTCGCCGTACTGTGTCAACTGGCGGTCCACGATCCGCTGCCCGTCGCCGATCTGACGGCGCTGACCAGCACCGATGCCGTTCGGGAGGCACAGCGGTGCGGGGTGGTGCGCGTCGACGACGCGATGGCGCGCTGTGTGCACCCGCTGTTTCTGAGCGCGACGCGCGCCACGATCGGTGGTCCCGGGCTACGGCGGTTGCGCAGCTCGCTGGTCGAGCGGTTGTCCGCGGCGCCGCGGCCCGGCGTGGTGGACCGGCTGAGGGTGGCGGTGCTGGCGCTCGACAGCGACGTCCGTCTGCCGGCGGATGAGCTTGTCGGCGCGGCTTCCGAGGCCCTGCGCCTGGGCGACCTGGAACTGAGTGAGCGACTGGCCCGGGCCGCGACAGCATCGGGTGACAATTTCGACGGTCTGCTGACACTCGCGTATGCGTTGGCCTGGCAGGGCCGCGGGCGTGAGGCCGATGCCGTGCTGGGACAGATCGATCCGGCCGGCCTGTCCGAGGACCAACTGATGGCGTGGGCACTGCCGCAGGCAGCCAATCAGTTCTGGATGTTGTCGGAACCCGAACGCGCCACCGCGTTCCTGCGCGCCACCCGCCGCCGGGTGTCGACTTCGACGGCGCAGACCACACTCGATGCCCTGGCGGCGACCTTCGCGATGAATGCCGGTGCGCCACAACGCGCTTTGGGCCTGGCCCTGGAGGTGCTGGCCTCCCCCGCCGCCGACGACACCGCGGTCGGCTGGGCGGCCTCGACGGCAGCGCTGAGTTGCGCGCGGACCGGGCTCTTGGATCAGGTCGACCCGATGGCGCAACGCGCGCTGACGGCCGGGCATCCCGGACTGCTGCGGTTCACCAGCGGGTTCGGCCAGACCACGGCGCTGCTGATGACCGGTCAGCTGGACCAGGCTCAGGAAATGGCCAAGAGCATCACCGACTTCACCCAGCTACTGCAGCCCGGCCGCGCCATCGGCGAGGTGCTGATGGCTGACGTTCTGCTCGCCCGGGGCCAATGCGATGAGGCGATTGCCTTGTTGCGCAAGGCAACCGCCGCGCTGGCACCGACCGGCTACTCCTGGGGTCCGCTGGCCTGGATGTTGTTGGCGCAGGCGCTCGGCCAACGCGGAATGCCGGTCGAGGCCGGAAAGGCACTGTCCCGCGCGGACTCCCGGCACGGGCTCAAGTCGATGTTGTTCGCGCCAGAGTTGGCGCTGGCCCGAGCCTGGACCTCCTTTGCCCGCAAGGATTCGGTGGGCGCGCTGACCGCTGCCCGCGAGGCCGCCAAAGCCGCCGAGCGCGGCGGCCAGTCCGCGGTGATGCTGCGGGCATTGCACGACTGCGTGCGGCTGGGCGATACCCGCGCCATCGATGCGCTGGCCAGGGTGGATCTGGATTGCATGTTCGGACAGCTGACGTTGGAGCACGCCCGTGCGCTGGCAGCCCGGGATGGCGCTGCATTGCGCGATGTCTCGGCTCGATACCGCGAAGTCGGGATGGTTGCCGCGGCCGACGATGCGGAGCGTCAGACCCACGCGTAA
- a CDS encoding type VII secretion target gives MNQLVANTGAITGLQGIVDGVSGDINSFKNSFSGPTDLASSHGAIGFPMQNAFDGASSAREGALGATQVAAGRMAELLGKASQAYARGDTDAAERLKAQADALGGGSSPAAAGGGAGASEAASSGAGGAGQMMGQFSQMAGQMAQSITQPLQGLTQAMTQVPQQVMQGVQGIVESATQAAGSGGEAASLAADAGGSGAEQAVKAADHQGPADQHDDRDDKKDEARPGQGEDGAAADRHTEQLGNRASAGAAAEDGFGVGPVPTQVHNINPRRL, from the coding sequence ATGAACCAGCTCGTCGCCAACACAGGTGCCATCACCGGCCTGCAAGGCATCGTCGACGGAGTCAGCGGTGACATCAACAGCTTCAAGAATTCGTTCAGCGGCCCGACGGACCTCGCGTCCAGCCACGGCGCCATCGGCTTTCCGATGCAGAACGCGTTCGACGGCGCGTCGTCCGCCCGTGAGGGCGCCCTGGGCGCCACCCAGGTCGCCGCGGGCAGGATGGCCGAATTGCTCGGCAAGGCTTCGCAGGCATACGCACGTGGTGACACGGATGCCGCCGAGCGGCTCAAGGCCCAGGCGGACGCGCTCGGTGGCGGAAGTTCGCCGGCGGCCGCCGGTGGCGGCGCAGGGGCCTCCGAAGCCGCGAGCTCGGGTGCAGGTGGCGCGGGCCAGATGATGGGCCAGTTCAGCCAGATGGCCGGGCAGATGGCGCAGTCGATCACCCAGCCGCTCCAAGGCCTGACCCAGGCCATGACACAGGTTCCGCAGCAGGTCATGCAGGGTGTGCAGGGCATCGTCGAAAGCGCTACCCAGGCAGCCGGGAGCGGCGGCGAAGCCGCCTCACTGGCGGCCGACGCCGGCGGCTCGGGGGCCGAGCAGGCCGTCAAGGCGGCCGACCACCAGGGACCGGCCGATCAGCACGACGACAGGGACGACAAGAAGGACGAGGCTCGCCCCGGCCAAGGCGAGGATGGGGCGGCTGCGGATCGGCACACCGAGCAACTCGGCAATCGCGCCTCGGCCGGTGCGGCAGCCGAGGACGGCTTCGGCGTCGGCCCGGTGCCCACCCAGGTCCACAACATCAATCCGCGCCGGCTGTAG
- the dapD gene encoding 2,3,4,5-tetrahydropyridine-2,6-dicarboxylate N-succinyltransferase, which produces MTAASGVGLATITTDGTVLDTWFPAPELSASGEAGTVKLTGEDVPAEFADLTGPDADRGVEVVAVRTTIASLDDKPADAHDAYLRLHLLSHRLVAPHGANMDGIFGALANVVWTNFGPCAVEGFETVRAKLRRRGAVAVYGVDKFPRMVDYVLPSGVRIADADRVRLGAHLASGTTVMHEGFVNFNAGTLGTSMVEGRISAGVVVDDGSDIGGGASIMGTLSGGGKEVISVGKRCLLGANAGLGISLGDDCVIEAGLYVTGGTKVTTADGQTTKAVELSGANNLLFRRNSLSGAVEVVKRDGTGITLNEALHAN; this is translated from the coding sequence GTGACTGCAGCATCTGGCGTCGGCCTGGCCACCATCACCACCGACGGAACCGTCCTGGACACCTGGTTTCCCGCCCCTGAGCTGAGCGCCTCCGGCGAAGCCGGCACGGTGAAGCTGACGGGCGAGGATGTGCCCGCCGAGTTCGCGGACCTGACCGGCCCCGATGCCGACCGTGGTGTCGAGGTGGTCGCGGTGCGCACCACGATCGCCTCGCTGGACGACAAGCCGGCCGATGCGCATGATGCCTACCTGCGGTTGCACCTGCTCTCGCACCGGCTCGTGGCCCCGCACGGCGCCAACATGGACGGCATCTTCGGTGCGCTGGCCAACGTGGTGTGGACGAACTTCGGGCCGTGCGCGGTCGAGGGCTTCGAGACAGTGCGCGCCAAGCTGCGCCGCCGCGGCGCCGTCGCGGTCTACGGCGTCGACAAGTTCCCGCGGATGGTCGACTACGTGTTGCCGTCGGGTGTACGTATCGCCGACGCCGACCGGGTCCGCCTGGGCGCGCACCTGGCCTCGGGCACGACGGTGATGCACGAGGGCTTCGTGAACTTCAACGCCGGCACGCTGGGCACCTCGATGGTGGAGGGCCGCATCTCCGCGGGTGTCGTCGTCGACGACGGCTCTGACATCGGTGGCGGCGCGTCGATCATGGGCACGCTGTCCGGCGGCGGCAAAGAGGTCATCTCGGTGGGCAAGCGCTGCCTGCTGGGCGCCAACGCGGGCCTTGGTATCTCGCTGGGCGATGACTGTGTGATCGAGGCCGGGCTGTATGTCACCGGCGGTACCAAGGTGACCACCGCCGATGGTCAGACGACCAAGGCCGTCGAGCTGTCCGGGGCCAACAACCTGCTGTTCCGCCGCAACTCACTTTCTGGCGCGGTCGAGGTGGTCAAGCGCGACGGCACCGGCATCACGCTCAACGAGGCGCTGCACGCCAACTAG
- a CDS encoding VOC family protein, translating to MGLRFSEICIDAHDPEALGAWWSKVLGWPAHTDSDGDVILTPPDGAGPTWLFTPVPEDKVVKNRLHPDFTPDDQQAEVDRLIGLGARHVDVGQGDETWVVLADPEGNEFCVLAAE from the coding sequence ATGGGGCTGAGGTTCTCCGAGATCTGCATCGACGCGCACGACCCCGAAGCGTTGGGGGCCTGGTGGTCGAAGGTGCTCGGCTGGCCCGCCCACACCGACTCCGACGGCGACGTGATCCTCACCCCGCCAGACGGCGCCGGCCCCACCTGGCTTTTCACCCCCGTGCCGGAGGACAAGGTGGTCAAGAACCGCCTGCACCCGGACTTCACCCCCGATGATCAGCAGGCCGAGGTGGACCGGCTGATCGGCCTCGGCGCCCGCCACGTCGATGTCGGCCAGGGCGACGAGACCTGGGTGGTGCTGGCCGACCCCGAGGGCAACGAGTTCTGCGTGCTTGCCGCTGAGTAG
- a CDS encoding anti-sigma factor antagonist (This anti-anti-sigma factor, or anti-sigma factor antagonist, belongs to a family that includes characterized members SpoIIAA, RsbV, RsfA, and RsfB.), translating to MLGFIVESNQQNQELRWTARTAPEGLIVQVSGQVDAHNESVWQRMLSESAAATPDASMLVVDAGSLDFMSCGALVALAKQTVDSRQRGVTLRLVIRQPSIMRVITQCGMDDAVSAHPDLNSALDGHHPP from the coding sequence ATGCTCGGTTTCATCGTGGAATCGAACCAGCAGAATCAGGAGCTGCGCTGGACAGCTCGCACCGCTCCCGAAGGCCTCATCGTTCAGGTCTCCGGACAGGTCGATGCCCACAACGAGTCCGTCTGGCAACGCATGCTCAGCGAATCCGCTGCCGCCACACCCGACGCGTCGATGCTCGTCGTCGATGCCGGGTCCCTGGACTTCATGAGTTGCGGGGCACTCGTCGCCCTCGCCAAGCAGACCGTCGACAGCCGCCAGCGCGGGGTCACGCTGCGGCTTGTCATCCGCCAGCCGAGCATCATGCGCGTCATCACCCAATGCGGTATGGACGATGCCGTGTCGGCACACCCCGACCTCAATTCGGCGTTGGACGGCCACCACCCCCCATAG
- a CDS encoding RNA-binding S4 domain-containing protein: MSTVRVDSWIWAVRITKTRSAAAAACRGGHVRVNNVPAKPAQHVSPGDEVRVRLDGRERIVEVIRPIAKRVGASVASECMIDRSPPPPPKEILAAVPVRDRGAGRPTKRERRQLDRLRGTF, encoded by the coding sequence ATGAGCACCGTCCGCGTCGACAGCTGGATCTGGGCCGTGCGCATCACCAAGACCCGGTCGGCGGCCGCTGCCGCCTGTCGCGGCGGCCATGTCCGGGTCAACAACGTGCCCGCCAAACCGGCGCAGCACGTGAGCCCCGGCGACGAGGTGCGGGTCCGGCTCGACGGACGCGAACGGATCGTGGAGGTCATCCGGCCGATCGCCAAACGTGTGGGTGCATCAGTGGCTTCGGAATGCATGATCGACCGCAGCCCGCCACCGCCGCCCAAGGAGATTCTGGCCGCGGTTCCGGTCCGTGATCGTGGAGCCGGACGGCCCACGAAACGTGAACGGCGACAACTCGATCGGCTGCGCGGAACGTTCTGA
- the dapE gene encoding succinyl-diaminopimelate desuccinylase, with amino-acid sequence MGLDLTADPIALTAALVDIPSESRHEQRIADEIEAALRAQAPWFEVIRNGDAVLARTNLGRPSRVMLAGHIDTVPIADNLPSHIANGELWGCGTSDMKSGDAVFLHLAATIAEPSHDITLVMYDCEEIESSANGLGRIERELPDWLQADVAILGEPSGGFIEAGCQGTIRVVVSATGTRAHSARSWLGDNAIHKLGAVLDRLTAYQPRNVDIDGCVYREGLSAVRIDGGIAGNVIPDAASVTVNFRFAPDRSIEAAVAHVHEVFDGLDVAIDLTDAAAGALPGLAKPAAAALVAAAGGQVRAKYGWTDVSRFAALGIPAVNYGPGDPNLAHKVDERVEVAQITAVTDMLRRYLT; translated from the coding sequence GTGGGCCTGGATTTGACTGCCGATCCGATCGCGCTGACCGCTGCCTTGGTGGACATCCCCAGCGAGTCGCGTCATGAACAGCGCATCGCCGACGAAATCGAAGCTGCCCTGCGTGCGCAGGCACCGTGGTTCGAGGTGATCCGCAACGGCGACGCAGTGCTCGCCCGCACGAACCTGGGCCGTCCGTCGCGGGTGATGCTGGCGGGGCACATCGACACCGTCCCCATCGCCGACAACCTGCCCAGTCACATCGCCAACGGCGAGCTGTGGGGCTGCGGCACGTCGGACATGAAATCCGGTGACGCGGTCTTCCTGCACCTGGCCGCCACGATCGCCGAGCCCAGCCACGACATCACCCTGGTGATGTATGACTGCGAGGAGATCGAGTCCAGCGCCAACGGGCTCGGGCGCATCGAACGCGAGCTGCCCGACTGGCTGCAAGCCGATGTCGCGATTCTCGGCGAACCGTCCGGAGGTTTCATCGAGGCCGGCTGCCAGGGCACCATCCGCGTCGTCGTCAGCGCCACCGGCACCCGCGCCCATTCCGCCCGATCGTGGCTGGGCGACAACGCCATTCACAAACTGGGCGCGGTGCTCGACCGGCTCACCGCCTATCAGCCCCGCAACGTCGACATCGACGGCTGCGTCTACCGCGAAGGACTCTCGGCGGTACGGATCGACGGCGGCATCGCCGGCAACGTCATCCCCGACGCCGCATCGGTGACGGTCAACTTCCGCTTCGCCCCCGACCGCAGCATCGAGGCGGCCGTCGCCCACGTGCACGAAGTGTTCGACGGGCTCGACGTCGCCATCGACCTGACCGACGCCGCTGCCGGCGCCCTGCCCGGTCTGGCCAAACCCGCCGCCGCCGCGCTGGTGGCCGCGGCCGGAGGACAGGTCCGCGCCAAATACGGCTGGACCGACGTGTCCCGCTTCGCCGCACTGGGAATCCCCGCGGTCAACTACGGGCCGGGCGACCCCAACCTCGCCCACAAGGTCGACGAACGGGTCGAGGTCGCCCAGATCACCGCCGTCACCGACATGCTGCGGCGTTATCTGACATGA
- a CDS encoding ABC-F family ATP-binding cassette domain-containing protein, whose amino-acid sequence MSIVCSHLSFSWPDDVELFSDLSFTVGPGRTGLVAPNGAGKSTLLKLIAGEYQPSSGSVTVDGGLGYLPQSLPFTADLTVAAVLGVAPVLDALAALADGDAGEAVFTTIGDDWDIEERSRAQLDRLGLAGVALDRRLGTLSGGEVVSLGLAAQLLKRPAALLLDEPTNNLDSDARHRLYDALDSYTGCLLVVSHDRVLLDRMDQIAELYRGEMIFYGGNFTAYQETVDAAQAVAEGNIRNAEQQLKREKRQMQEARERAARRSSNAARNVKDAGLPKIVAGKLKRDAQESAARADDVHARRVDDARTRLDEAERALRDDKVIALDLPDTVVPAGRTVFTGDGLQISRGGRKLFADNGISFSIRGPERIALTGPNGAGKSTLLRIVDGALEPDAGTVQRADGRIASLSQRLDLLSEDRTVAESLAAAAPSLSHTRRMHLLAQFLFRGDRIHLPVAALSGGERLRATLACVLYAEPAPQLLLLDEPTNNLDLVSVGQLESALNAYRGAFVVVSHDERFLDAIGIDRWLRLDSGELSATAGAD is encoded by the coding sequence ATGTCTATTGTCTGTTCCCATCTGTCGTTCTCCTGGCCCGATGACGTCGAGCTGTTCTCGGACCTGTCGTTTACCGTCGGACCCGGCCGCACCGGGCTGGTCGCCCCCAACGGTGCTGGAAAGAGCACACTGCTCAAACTGATCGCCGGCGAATACCAGCCCTCCTCGGGCTCGGTGACGGTCGACGGCGGCCTCGGCTATCTGCCCCAAAGCCTGCCGTTCACCGCCGATCTGACCGTGGCCGCGGTGCTCGGGGTGGCCCCGGTGCTCGACGCGCTGGCGGCACTGGCCGACGGTGACGCCGGCGAAGCGGTGTTCACCACCATCGGCGACGACTGGGATATCGAGGAGCGCTCCCGCGCCCAGCTGGACCGGCTCGGGCTGGCCGGCGTGGCATTGGATCGCCGGCTGGGCACGCTGTCCGGCGGGGAAGTGGTGTCGCTGGGACTGGCGGCCCAACTGCTCAAGCGGCCCGCCGCCCTGCTGCTCGACGAGCCCACGAACAACCTGGACAGCGACGCCCGGCACCGCCTGTACGACGCACTCGACAGCTACACCGGATGCCTGCTGGTGGTCAGCCACGATCGGGTACTGCTGGATCGGATGGACCAGATCGCCGAGCTGTACCGCGGCGAAATGATCTTCTACGGCGGCAATTTCACCGCGTATCAGGAGACGGTGGACGCCGCGCAGGCGGTGGCCGAGGGCAACATCCGCAACGCCGAACAACAGCTCAAACGCGAGAAGCGCCAGATGCAGGAAGCGCGGGAACGGGCCGCCCGCCGCTCATCGAACGCGGCGCGCAACGTCAAAGATGCCGGGCTGCCGAAGATCGTGGCGGGCAAGCTCAAACGCGATGCCCAGGAATCGGCGGCGCGCGCCGACGATGTGCACGCCCGGCGGGTCGATGATGCTCGGACCCGGCTCGACGAAGCCGAACGAGCCTTGCGCGATGACAAGGTGATTGCGCTGGATCTGCCCGACACCGTGGTGCCTGCCGGGCGCACCGTGTTCACCGGAGACGGCCTGCAGATCAGCCGTGGCGGCCGGAAGTTGTTCGCCGACAACGGGATCAGTTTCTCCATCCGCGGCCCGGAGCGGATCGCGCTGACCGGCCCCAACGGCGCGGGCAAGTCGACCCTGCTGCGGATCGTCGACGGCGCACTGGAACCCGACGCCGGAACGGTGCAGCGGGCCGACGGGCGCATCGCCTCCCTGTCCCAGCGCCTGGATCTGCTGTCCGAGGACCGCACCGTGGCGGAGAGTCTGGCCGCCGCCGCGCCGAGCCTGTCGCACACCCGGCGCATGCACCTGTTGGCGCAGTTCCTGTTTCGCGGCGACCGAATCCACCTGCCGGTGGCCGCGCTGTCGGGTGGAGAACGGCTGCGCGCGACGCTGGCATGCGTGCTCTATGCCGAACCCGCGCCCCAACTGCTGCTCCTGGATGAACCGACGAACAACCTCGATCTGGTCAGTGTGGGGCAGCTCGAATCGGCGCTGAACGCCTACCGGGGGGCGTTCGTGGTGGTCAGCCATGACGAGCGGTTCCTCGACGCCATCGGCATCGACCGGTGGCTGCGGCTGGACAGCGGCGAGCTGAGCGCTACAGCCGGCGCGGATTGA
- a CDS encoding acyl-CoA synthetase, whose amino-acid sequence MLLASLNPAAVAAGAELADAVSIDGAVLSRSDLVGAATSVAERVAVAQRVAVLATPTPTTVLAIIGCLIAGVPVVPVPADVGAAERRHILTDSGAQAWLGERPEETEGLPHIPVRLHARSWHRYPEPAPDSTAIIMYTSGTTGAPKGVPMSRRAIADDIDALAAAWQWTAADTLVHGLPLFHVHGLVLGLLGSLRIGNRFIHTGKPTPAAYAQAQGTLYFGVPTVWSRVVKDLDSALALSTARLLVSGSAPLPVPVFDELVRLTGHAPVERYGSTESLITLSTRVDGERRPGWVGLPLAGVQTRLVDDDGAPVPHDGETIGRLQIKGPMVFSGYLNRPDATADAFDSEGWYRTGDVAVIDADGMHRIVGRESVDLIKSGGYRIGAGEIETVLLGHDGVDEVAVVGMPDDDLGQRIVAFVVGTAEPEALIEFVAQQLSAHKRPREVRLVDNLPRNAMGKVMKKELAQWG is encoded by the coding sequence GTGTTGCTGGCCTCTTTGAACCCCGCAGCTGTCGCCGCAGGCGCCGAGCTGGCCGACGCCGTGTCCATCGATGGTGCCGTGCTGAGCCGCAGTGATCTCGTCGGCGCCGCCACCTCGGTGGCCGAGCGGGTGGCGGTCGCGCAGCGTGTCGCAGTCCTGGCGACACCCACCCCGACGACCGTCCTCGCCATCATCGGATGCCTGATCGCCGGCGTCCCGGTGGTCCCGGTACCCGCCGACGTCGGTGCCGCCGAACGCCGGCACATCCTGACCGACTCCGGCGCCCAGGCCTGGCTGGGGGAGCGGCCAGAAGAGACCGAGGGGTTGCCGCACATCCCGGTACGGCTGCACGCGCGGTCCTGGCACCGCTATCCCGAGCCGGCACCTGACTCGACCGCGATCATCATGTACACCTCGGGCACCACCGGCGCCCCCAAGGGCGTGCCGATGAGCCGCCGGGCCATCGCCGACGACATCGACGCGCTGGCCGCTGCGTGGCAGTGGACCGCCGCCGACACCCTGGTGCACGGTCTGCCGCTGTTCCACGTGCACGGTCTGGTGCTGGGGCTGCTCGGGTCACTGCGAATCGGAAACCGCTTCATACACACCGGGAAACCGACCCCGGCCGCGTACGCGCAGGCGCAGGGCACGCTGTACTTCGGGGTGCCAACGGTGTGGTCGCGCGTGGTCAAGGACCTCGACTCGGCGCTGGCCCTTTCCACGGCGCGGCTGCTGGTCTCCGGCAGTGCGCCGCTGCCGGTGCCGGTGTTCGACGAGCTGGTGCGACTGACCGGGCACGCCCCGGTGGAGCGCTACGGCAGCACCGAATCGCTGATCACGCTCAGCACCCGAGTCGACGGTGAGCGCCGGCCCGGCTGGGTCGGGCTGCCGCTGGCCGGAGTGCAAACCCGGCTGGTCGACGACGACGGCGCACCGGTGCCGCACGACGGCGAGACCATCGGACGGCTGCAGATCAAGGGCCCCATGGTGTTCAGCGGCTACCTCAACCGGCCCGACGCGACCGCCGACGCTTTCGACTCCGAGGGTTGGTACCGCACCGGCGACGTCGCCGTCATCGACGCCGACGGCATGCACCGCATCGTCGGGCGCGAGTCGGTGGACCTGATCAAGTCCGGCGGCTACCGCATCGGTGCCGGCGAGATCGAGACCGTGCTGCTGGGCCATGACGGGGTCGACGAGGTCGCTGTGGTCGGGATGCCCGACGACGATCTGGGGCAGCGCATCGTCGCCTTCGTCGTCGGCACCGCCGAACCCGAGGCGTTGATCGAGTTTGTCGCCCAACAACTTTCGGCACACAAACGGCCCCGCGAAGTCCGGCTGGTCGACAACCTGCCCCGCAATGCGATGGGCAAGGTGATGAAAAAGGAACTGGCGCAATGGGGCTGA
- a CDS encoding TetR/AcrR family transcriptional regulator has protein sequence MTDGVDQPARLSREYILDTAIELIDRDGLAKLTMRRLGAACGVEAMALYRYVHSRGDLLTGVVNHIVDRLYTDQLAARRQEDGWQDFLLRLGHGVRQIALEHPEVFPLVATEAPEAPWVRPPLRSLRWMETFLETLISYGFSDTAAVAAYRTYTTFLVGQLLLEVSARGVALSPDEAVLDDEPRPDTSLADYPNLRRLQPMLAEDHSGDEFEEALEALLDRIEHWLNNP, from the coding sequence GTGACAGATGGTGTCGATCAACCGGCACGGCTGAGTCGCGAGTACATCCTGGATACCGCGATCGAGCTGATCGATCGCGATGGTCTGGCGAAATTGACGATGCGGCGGTTGGGCGCGGCCTGTGGGGTCGAGGCGATGGCGCTCTACCGCTATGTGCACAGCCGCGGTGACCTGCTGACCGGCGTCGTCAATCACATCGTGGACCGGCTGTACACCGATCAGCTCGCCGCGCGCCGGCAGGAGGACGGCTGGCAGGACTTCCTGCTCCGGCTCGGTCACGGCGTGCGTCAGATCGCCCTCGAACATCCCGAGGTGTTCCCCCTTGTCGCGACAGAGGCGCCAGAGGCCCCATGGGTCCGGCCTCCGCTGCGCAGCCTGCGCTGGATGGAGACGTTTCTGGAAACGCTGATCTCCTACGGGTTCAGCGACACCGCCGCGGTGGCCGCGTACCGGACGTACACCACGTTCCTGGTCGGCCAGTTGCTGCTCGAGGTGTCCGCGCGTGGGGTGGCGCTGAGCCCCGATGAGGCGGTTCTCGACGACGAGCCACGACCCGATACGTCGCTGGCCGACTACCCGAACCTGCGCCGGCTGCAGCCCATGCTGGCCGAGGACCACAGCGGCGACGAGTTCGAGGAAGCACTGGAAGCACTGCTCGACCGCATTGAGCACTGGCTGAACAATCCCTGA
- a CDS encoding NUDIX domain-containing protein: MQLTAAIRQTATREVYRNDWLTLREDDIVRPDGSTGVYAVVDKPTYALVIPYDPEQDRFHLVEQFRYPLGLRRWEFPQGTAPEQQHLDPTALAHRELREETGLRAESMQRLGQLDVAAGMSSQRGWVFLATGLTEGEHEREHEEQDMHSAWFSRSELDRMIRDGEITDAQSLAALTFLLLRESRIQR, translated from the coding sequence ATCCAGCTCACCGCCGCCATCCGGCAGACGGCGACGCGCGAGGTGTACCGCAACGACTGGTTGACGCTGCGCGAGGACGACATCGTCCGTCCCGACGGCAGCACCGGCGTCTACGCCGTGGTGGACAAACCGACCTATGCCCTGGTGATCCCGTATGACCCCGAGCAGGATCGGTTTCACCTCGTCGAGCAGTTCCGCTATCCACTCGGGCTGCGGCGCTGGGAGTTTCCGCAGGGCACCGCACCCGAACAGCAGCACCTGGATCCGACCGCGCTCGCTCACCGCGAGCTTCGGGAGGAGACGGGCCTGCGCGCGGAGAGCATGCAACGGCTCGGCCAGCTCGACGTGGCTGCCGGCATGAGCAGCCAGCGGGGCTGGGTGTTCCTGGCGACCGGCCTCACCGAGGGTGAGCACGAACGTGAGCATGAGGAACAAGACATGCACAGCGCGTGGTTCTCCCGCTCCGAGCTGGACCGGATGATCCGCGACGGTGAGATCACCGACGCCCAGAGTCTCGCCGCGTTGACATTTCTGCTGTTGCGGGAGAGCCGGATTCAGCGTTGA